In Mastacembelus armatus chromosome 22, fMasArm1.2, whole genome shotgun sequence, a genomic segment contains:
- the LOC113137171 gene encoding obg-like ATPase 1, with amino-acid sequence MPPKKAEAPKQPPLIGRFGTSLKIGIVGLPNVGKSTFFNVLTKSQAAAENFPFCTIDPNESRVPVPDERFDFLCQYHKPASKVPAFLNVVDIAGLVKGAHAGQGLGNAFLSHISACDGIFHMTRAFDDEDIIHVEGNVDPVRDIEIIHEELRLKDEEMIGPIIDKLEKTAVRGGDKKLKPEYDIMVKVKNWVVDEKKHVRFYHDWNDKEIEVLNKYLFLTSKPMIYLVNLSEKDYIRKKNKWLAKIKEWVDAHDPGAVVIPLSGALESKLLDMEEEERNKCCEEMKTQSVLTKIIKTGYSALQLEYFFTAGPDEVRAWTIRKGTKAPQAAGKIHTDFEKGFIMAEVMKYSDFKEEGSESAVKAAGKYRQQGRNYIVEDGDVIFFKFNTPNAPKKK; translated from the exons ATGCCCCCCAAAAAGGCAGAAGCCCCGAAACAGCCCCCCTTGATTGGACGATTTGGGACATCTTTGAAAATAGGAATTGTGGGGTTACCTAATGTTGG GAAATCCACCTTTTTCAATGTACTGACCAAAAgccaagctgctgctgagaacTTCCCATTCTGCACAATCGATCCAAATGAGAGCAGGGTACCTGTTCCTGATGAGCGCTTTGATTTTCTTTGCCAATACCACAAGCCAGctag TAAGGTTCCTGCTTTCCTAAATGTTGTGGATATTGCTGGTCTGGTGAAGGGAGCTCACGCAGGACAAGGACTCGGAAACGCCTTCCTCTCCCACATCAGTGCCTgtgatggcatcttccacatGACCC GTGCATTTGATGATGAAGATATTATCCATGTGGAGGGTAACGTTGACCCAGTGAGGGACATCGAGATCATCCATGAGGAGCTGCGACTAAAAGACGAGGAAATGATCGGTCCAATCATTGACAAACTGGAGAAAACCGCAGTAAGAGGAGGGGACAAAAAACTCAAGCCAGAATAT GATATCATGGTAAAGGTAAAGAACTGGGTGGTGGACGAGAAGAAACACGTCAGATTTTACCACGACTGGAACGACAAAGAG ATTGAGGTATTAAACAAATACCTGTTTCTGACATCTAAGCCCATGATCTACCTGGTGAATCTTTCAGAGAAGGATTACATCCGAAAAAAGAACAAGTG GTTGGCCAAAATCAAGGAGTGGGTAGATGCTCATGATCCCGGCGCTGTGGTCATTCCCCTGAGTGGAGCTCTGGAGTCTAAACTGCTggacatggaggaggaggagaggaacaaGTGCTGTGAGGAAATGAAGACACAGAG tgttcTGACCAAAATAATAAAGACCGGCTACTCAGCACTACAGCTGGAATACTTCTTTACAGCGGGACCAGATGAGGTGCGAGCGTGGACCATCAGG AAAGGAACCAAAGCTCCTCAAGCTGCAGGAAAGATCCACACTGACTTTGAGAAAGGTTTTATCATGGCTGAGGTGATGAAGTACAGTGACTTCAAAGAGGAGGGCAGTGAAAGTGCCGTcaag GCTGCTGGGAAATACAGGCAACAAGGCAGGAACTACATCGTGGAGGACGGGGACGTTATCTTTTTCAAATTCAACACACCCAATGCACCCAAAAAGAAATAA